In the Clostridium sporogenes genome, one interval contains:
- a CDS encoding DNA-binding protein, whose product MRNLDLLIKLQDCYITLENNNKVIKDGSDIYFLKKLKDEFEENKIKYKSKEEQLDNIKKEYKEISLKTKRENKNIKEKEYFLYNEAKSDIKIIERLENDIEKSKNAIKDLENLAIELIEKDEKISTEKESLREELKIIKVNFDEYKKNSSKKINEAKIEIDLCEKTIKHIRTIIEKDLLEKFDKIKKSKKIAIVPLEKGICKGCRVRVSSMILDKAKRGEKVVYCDNCGRILYKIEEKKLSKPIKNMIYKK is encoded by the coding sequence ATGAGAAACTTAGATTTATTAATTAAACTTCAAGATTGTTATATTACATTAGAAAATAATAACAAGGTGATAAAAGATGGTTCGGATATATATTTTTTAAAAAAATTAAAAGATGAATTTGAAGAAAATAAAATAAAATATAAATCTAAAGAAGAACAGTTAGACAATATAAAAAAAGAATATAAAGAAATAAGTTTAAAAACAAAAAGAGAAAATAAGAATATAAAAGAAAAGGAATATTTTCTTTATAATGAAGCAAAAAGTGATATAAAGATAATAGAAAGACTTGAAAATGATATAGAAAAAAGTAAAAATGCAATAAAAGATTTAGAAAATTTAGCTATAGAATTGATAGAAAAGGATGAAAAAATAAGTACAGAAAAAGAAAGTTTAAGAGAAGAACTAAAAATAATAAAAGTAAATTTTGATGAGTATAAAAAAAATAGTAGTAAAAAAATAAATGAAGCTAAAATAGAGATAGATTTGTGTGAAAAAACTATAAAACATATAAGAACTATTATTGAAAAAGATTTGCTAGAAAAATTTGATAAGATAAAAAAATCTAAGAAAATAGCTATAGTTCCGTTAGAAAAAGGAATATGCAAGGGGTGCAGAGTTAGAGTTTCAAGTATGATTTTGGATAAAGCAAAAAGAGGAGAAAAGGTAGTTTATTGTGATAATTGTGGGAGAATTCTTTATAAAATAGAAGAAAAAAAGTTGAGTAAACCAATTAAAAACATGATTTACAAAAAATAA
- a CDS encoding aminotransferase class V-fold PLP-dependent enzyme, which produces MKFWKKYTQKEIDEKITKSLERTLNYDNTETIGIPGTKLDDAVFYDDHSFIKHSPYLRTFIQNPNHIGCHTYDKADILFGGTFDIERELIQLLAIDILNGNDEEFDGYVTQGGTEANIQAMWVYRNYFKKERKAKHEEIAIITSADTHYSAYKGSDLLNIDIIKVPVDFYNRKIQKNTLENIIKKAKEDGKKYFIVISNMGTTMFGSVDDPDLYANTFDKYNLEYKIHVDGAFGGFIYPIDNKNCNTDFSNKNVSSITLDGHKMLQAPYGTGIFVCRKNLIHNTLTKEATYIENLDVTISGSRSGSNAVAIWMVLASYGPYGWMEKINKLRNRTKWLCDQLDDLQIKYYKENSMNIVTIEEQYVNKEIAEKYFLVPEVHNSRNKWYKIVVMEHVELDILNSLVCDLKNFNKKHLHVI; this is translated from the coding sequence ATGAAGTTTTGGAAAAAATACACTCAAAAAGAAATAGATGAAAAAATAACTAAATCTTTAGAGAGAACTTTAAACTATGACAATACTGAAACTATAGGAATACCTGGAACTAAATTAGATGATGCTGTCTTTTATGATGACCATAGCTTTATAAAACACTCACCTTATTTAAGAACCTTTATACAAAATCCAAATCATATAGGCTGTCATACATATGATAAAGCGGATATATTATTCGGAGGAACTTTTGATATAGAAAGGGAACTTATTCAACTATTGGCAATTGATATTCTTAATGGAAATGATGAAGAATTTGATGGATATGTAACTCAAGGAGGTACGGAAGCTAATATACAAGCTATGTGGGTATATAGAAACTATTTTAAAAAAGAAAGAAAAGCCAAACATGAAGAAATAGCTATAATTACATCTGCTGACACCCATTACTCTGCTTATAAGGGATCTGATTTATTAAATATAGATATAATAAAAGTTCCTGTAGATTTTTACAATCGTAAAATCCAAAAGAACACTTTAGAAAATATTATAAAAAAAGCTAAAGAGGATGGTAAAAAATATTTTATAGTAATATCAAATATGGGAACTACAATGTTTGGTTCAGTAGATGATCCTGATTTGTATGCTAATACTTTTGATAAATATAATTTAGAATACAAAATTCATGTCGATGGAGCTTTCGGTGGATTTATATATCCTATAGATAACAAAAATTGTAACACAGATTTTTCTAATAAAAATGTAAGTTCTATAACATTAGATGGTCATAAAATGTTACAGGCACCTTATGGTACAGGAATTTTTGTGTGCAGAAAAAATTTAATACATAATACTCTTACAAAAGAAGCTACCTATATAGAGAATTTAGATGTTACAATAAGCGGTAGCCGTTCAGGTTCTAATGCTGTAGCTATATGGATGGTACTTGCTAGTTATGGACCATATGGATGGATGGAGAAAATAAATAAATTAAGAAATAGAACTAAATGGCTATGTGATCAATTAGATGATTTGCAAATCAAATATTACAAAGAAAATAGTATGAACATAGTAACTATAGAAGAACAATATGTTAATAAAGAAATAGCAGAAAAATACTTTTTGGTACCAGAGGTTCATAACTCTAGAAATAAATGGTACAAGATAGTAGTTATGGAACATGTTGAACTAGACATACTAAATTCTTTAGTATGTGATTTAAAAAATTTTAATAAAAAGCACTTACATGTAATATAA
- a CDS encoding glycerophosphodiester phosphodiesterase, with protein sequence MKHTKILAHRGASAYAPENTMVAFKKAIDMNADGIELDVHLSKDGHIVIIHDEKVDRTTNGKGEVKDFTLDELKKLDAGFWFSDEYEGERIPTLEELLKLINNTNIYLNIEIKAGYRIYPNIEEKVIDMIEKYKILDRVIISSFDHYSLVRVKEINLNIKTGMLYEAALYEPWDYARSIKVEALHPNYITLTKEFIDKANINNLEINPYTVNDENDMERLIKSKVTSVITNYPDKAHQIISKLNL encoded by the coding sequence ATGAAACATACTAAAATCTTAGCTCATAGAGGTGCTAGTGCCTATGCTCCAGAGAATACTATGGTTGCTTTTAAAAAAGCTATAGATATGAATGCAGATGGAATAGAGTTAGATGTACATTTATCTAAGGATGGACATATTGTAATCATCCATGATGAAAAGGTAGATAGAACTACAAATGGGAAAGGGGAAGTAAAAGATTTTACGTTAGATGAATTAAAAAAGTTAGATGCAGGCTTTTGGTTTAGTGATGAATACGAAGGTGAAAGAATACCTACTTTGGAAGAACTTTTAAAGCTAATAAATAATACAAATATATATTTAAATATAGAAATAAAGGCAGGCTACAGAATTTATCCTAATATAGAGGAAAAAGTTATAGATATGATAGAAAAATATAAAATCTTAGATAGGGTTATAATATCTTCCTTTGATCATTATTCTTTAGTGAGAGTTAAAGAAATAAATTTAAATATTAAAACAGGAATGCTCTATGAAGCGGCTTTATATGAGCCTTGGGATTATGCTAGATCTATAAAAGTAGAAGCACTTCATCCTAATTATATTACCCTTACAAAGGAATTTATAGATAAAGCTAATATTAATAATTTAGAAATAAACCCTTATACAGTAAATGATGAAAATGATATGGAAAGATTGATTAAAAGTAAAGTAACTAGTGTTATTACCAATTATCCTGATAAAGCTCATCAGATTATTTCAAAATTAAATTTATAA
- a CDS encoding YhgE/Pip domain-containing protein — translation MKNIFKIYKRDLKNIITNWVAIVVMLGLMILPSLYAWFNIKSSWDPYSNTKSISVAIVNKDKTAFLKGETINVGGELVNKLKMNKNIGWKFVDEKEAEGGVKYGKYYASVVIPEDFSYKILSITRDKQEKPVLIYSVNEKINAVAPKITSKGVTTVQSEITKTFVKTINGIIFEIFNNLGIELEKGKPKLKDLMNMIFYVNDKIPEINSSIDKLEKGAITLEEFIEKINKDIPLIKDTINRALTAGDKTKSFLSKSKEGINNVAPYIKQDLIIAKKINNTSEILIGEGLGLIEKNSPKAKENLVSAKDKLTTVKEILNSILELVDIINKDKNNIIMNDFQNKIKDMKERINNKIENINIIISSIDRGEKVSLEALNRLKNKSNGIDTILEKTIDDFNPKIVPAINNVLNDLIVTADNTIQLLKNANENLPEATELLDNGYAGAEKGIRGIKILKSNLPSIEKSIGEVSNKLKTLDNDERLNEVIKLMKNNSKMESDFISNPIEIKENRIYPIPNYGSAMTPFFTTLSLWVGALILVSILSVDVKDIKGVKKLKVHEKYFGRYFTFMTIAIFQALIVSLGDIYLLKVYVSNKSIFILFSIFISIVFSMIIYTLVSVFGNIGKALGVILLVLQISASGGTFPIEVTPPFFQNINPLLPFTYAISGMREAVGGVIEAILLKDIVVLLIYFTLSILLALLLKKKLDKINKNFVRKFKESGVVGE, via the coding sequence GTGAAGAATATTTTCAAAATTTATAAAAGGGATCTAAAAAATATAATAACAAATTGGGTAGCTATTGTTGTAATGCTAGGACTTATGATATTGCCTTCCTTATATGCTTGGTTTAACATAAAATCTTCTTGGGATCCATACTCTAATACAAAATCTATATCTGTAGCTATAGTAAATAAAGATAAAACTGCTTTTTTAAAAGGAGAAACTATTAATGTAGGTGGAGAACTTGTAAATAAGTTAAAAATGAATAAAAATATTGGATGGAAATTTGTTGATGAAAAAGAAGCAGAAGGAGGAGTAAAGTATGGAAAGTATTATGCTAGTGTAGTTATACCAGAAGACTTTTCTTATAAAATTTTATCTATAACTAGAGATAAACAAGAAAAACCTGTATTGATTTATTCTGTAAATGAAAAAATTAATGCAGTAGCACCAAAAATAACAAGTAAAGGTGTTACAACAGTTCAAAGTGAGATTACAAAGACATTTGTAAAAACAATAAATGGTATTATATTTGAAATATTTAATAATTTAGGAATAGAACTAGAAAAGGGAAAACCAAAACTTAAAGATTTAATGAATATGATTTTTTATGTTAATGATAAAATACCTGAAATAAATTCTTCCATAGATAAGTTAGAAAAAGGTGCTATAACATTAGAGGAATTTATAGAAAAAATAAATAAGGATATTCCCTTAATAAAAGACACTATAAACAGAGCTCTAACTGCAGGAGATAAAACGAAGTCATTTTTATCAAAATCCAAAGAAGGAATAAACAATGTAGCGCCTTATATAAAGCAGGATTTAATTATAGCTAAAAAAATAAACAATACATCAGAAATTTTAATAGGAGAAGGATTAGGATTAATAGAAAAAAATTCTCCGAAAGCTAAAGAAAACTTAGTATCAGCAAAAGATAAGTTAACTACCGTAAAAGAAATTTTAAATAGTATATTAGAGTTGGTTGATATTATAAATAAAGATAAAAATAATATTATAATGAATGATTTCCAAAATAAGATTAAAGATATGAAGGAAAGAATAAATAATAAAATAGAGAACATAAATATTATAATATCTTCCATAGATAGAGGGGAAAAAGTATCTTTAGAGGCATTAAATAGATTAAAAAATAAATCTAATGGAATAGATACTATATTAGAAAAAACTATAGATGATTTTAATCCTAAAATAGTACCAGCTATAAATAATGTTCTTAATGATTTAATAGTTACAGCAGATAATACTATACAATTATTAAAAAATGCTAATGAAAATTTACCAGAAGCAACAGAATTATTAGATAATGGTTATGCAGGAGCAGAAAAAGGTATAAGAGGAATAAAAATTCTTAAATCTAATTTACCATCTATAGAAAAGTCTATAGGGGAAGTATCTAATAAGCTCAAAACTTTAGACAATGATGAAAGATTAAATGAAGTAATAAAATTAATGAAAAATAATTCTAAAATGGAAAGTGATTTTATATCTAACCCTATAGAAATAAAAGAAAATAGAATTTATCCTATTCCTAATTATGGATCAGCAATGACACCTTTTTTTACAACTTTATCACTTTGGGTAGGAGCATTAATTTTAGTTTCTATACTTTCAGTAGATGTAAAAGATATAAAAGGAGTAAAGAAATTAAAAGTACATGAAAAATATTTTGGTAGATATTTTACGTTTATGACTATAGCTATATTCCAAGCTTTAATAGTTAGCTTGGGTGATATATATTTATTAAAAGTATATGTTTCAAATAAATCGATATTTATTTTATTTTCAATATTTATAAGTATAGTGTTTTCTATGATAATATACACATTAGTATCTGTATTTGGAAATATAGGAAAGGCATTAGGAGTAATACTTTTAGTACTTCAGATATCTGCTTCAGGAGGAACCTTTCCAATAGAAGTTACACCACCATTTTTTCAAAATATAAATCCACTATTACCTTTTACTTATGCTATATCAGGTATGAGAGAAGCAGTAGGAGGGGTTATAGAAGCGATACTTTTAAAGGACATAGTAGTATTGTTAATTTATTTTACTCTATCAATTTTATTAGCTTTATTATTAAAGAAAAAATTAGATAAAATAAATAAAAATTTTGTGAGAAAGTTTAAAGAAAGTGGAGTGGTAGGAGAATAA
- a CDS encoding cupin domain-containing protein codes for MIKKPLIKNIDFAKPIEMESLVNYEEGTVVSRTLAQGKPLSVTLFAFDKGEEISSHSASGDAMVYILDGEAEITIGEEKFNVKKGETIVMPANVPHALLATERFKMLLTVVFSLQ; via the coding sequence ATGATAAAAAAACCATTAATAAAGAATATAGATTTTGCAAAACCAATAGAAATGGAATCTTTAGTAAATTATGAAGAGGGAACAGTAGTAAGTAGAACTTTGGCTCAAGGAAAGCCACTAAGTGTAACTTTATTTGCCTTTGATAAAGGCGAAGAAATAAGTTCTCATTCAGCTTCAGGAGATGCCATGGTATACATTTTAGATGGGGAAGCAGAAATAACTATAGGAGAAGAAAAATTTAATGTTAAAAAAGGTGAAACTATAGTAATGCCTGCAAATGTACCTCATGCATTATTAGCCACAGAAAGATTTAAAATGCTTTTAACAGTAGTTTTTAGTTTACAATAG
- a CDS encoding alginate lyase, with the protein MFIDDCPYLENNSGGDNMNMRPMPYMAWGNSPMYNPYMDNMNSCVDNIDYNNMNRGCNNIPNEYDDAMYTINASPTGTNQPSTTPPPSTVPSIENDNLYTQGFLRNQIGKRVKIEFLIGTNMLMDREGTLVDVGISYVLIREVDTNDLVMADMYSIKFVRIFD; encoded by the coding sequence ATGTTTATTGATGATTGTCCTTATTTAGAAAATAATTCCGGTGGTGATAATATGAATATGAGACCTATGCCTTACATGGCTTGGGGTAATTCCCCAATGTATAACCCATATATGGACAATATGAATTCTTGCGTGGATAACATAGATTATAACAATATGAATAGAGGCTGCAATAACATACCTAATGAATATGATGATGCTATGTATACGATTAATGCATCCCCTACAGGTACTAATCAACCTAGTACCACACCTCCACCTAGTACTGTACCTTCTATAGAAAATGATAATTTGTACACTCAAGGTTTTTTAAGAAATCAAATAGGTAAAAGAGTAAAGATAGAATTTTTAATAGGCACTAATATGTTAATGGATAGGGAAGGTACCTTAGTAGACGTTGGAATAAGTTACGTTCTAATAAGAGAAGTAGATACTAATGACTTAGTTATGGCAGATATGTACTCCATAAAATTTGTAAGAATATTTGACTAA
- a CDS encoding cell wall hydrolase — MAYSDRELLARIIKCEAGGEGDDGMRAVATVVMNRVRVPYGEYQRIGQGNVRNIIYQAGQFDCVRGVLKGVPNPQTIWANPPEQIHYDIADWALSGNRLYNIGYSLWYFNPYLPNCPAVFPSNGVGTFQVQVNQHCFYNPTELYAQT; from the coding sequence ATGGCGTATTCCGATAGGGAATTGTTGGCTAGAATCATAAAATGTGAAGCTGGTGGCGAAGGTGATGATGGAATGAGAGCCGTAGCTACTGTAGTTATGAATAGAGTTAGAGTGCCTTATGGCGAATATCAAAGAATTGGTCAAGGAAATGTAAGAAACATCATTTACCAAGCTGGTCAATTTGATTGTGTTAGGGGTGTATTAAAAGGTGTCCCTAATCCACAAACTATTTGGGCTAATCCACCAGAACAAATACATTATGATATAGCTGATTGGGCATTATCTGGTAATAGACTATATAATATAGGATATTCTCTTTGGTACTTTAATCCTTATCTTCCGAACTGCCCTGCTGTTTTCCCATCAAATGGAGTGGGTACTTTTCAAGTACAAGTTAATCAACATTGTTTTTACAACCCAACTGAGTTATATGCACAAACTTAA
- a CDS encoding Crp/Fnr family transcriptional regulator — protein MNNNIFFILSKCILFRNFEEKCIEKILKNINYKVKDYKKDEVIAIEGDSCSTIGIILDGSIEIQKLFSSGKTVTITSLIKGDIFGEVIVFSSMNKYPSTILSTFNSKIMFISKEDIVKLCSLDPLILNNLMGLLSNKILMLNKKVRNLSYETIRQKISSFLLEQYSEQNSLTIKLNVSRKALAEIFGIPRPSLSRELINMKNDNLIDFEKNIIIIKDLEALEEILY, from the coding sequence ATGAATAATAATATATTTTTTATTTTAAGTAAATGTATATTATTCAGAAACTTTGAAGAAAAATGCATAGAAAAAATTCTTAAGAATATAAATTATAAGGTAAAAGATTATAAAAAAGATGAGGTAATAGCTATAGAAGGCGATTCCTGCTCTACTATAGGTATTATATTAGATGGGAGTATAGAAATACAAAAATTATTCTCTTCAGGAAAAACTGTCACAATTACAAGCCTAATTAAGGGAGATATTTTTGGTGAGGTTATTGTATTTTCTTCTATGAATAAGTATCCTTCTACTATACTATCTACATTTAATAGCAAAATTATGTTTATATCAAAGGAAGACATTGTTAAACTTTGTAGTTTAGACCCTTTAATTTTAAATAACTTAATGGGACTTTTATCTAATAAAATATTGATGTTAAACAAAAAAGTTAGAAATTTATCTTATGAAACTATTAGACAAAAAATTTCTAGTTTCTTATTAGAACAATATTCAGAGCAAAATAGTTTAACTATAAAACTAAATGTTTCCAGAAAAGCTTTAGCTGAAATTTTTGGTATTCCAAGGCCTTCTCTCTCCAGAGAGCTTATTAACATGAAAAATGATAATTTAATAGATTTTGAAAAAAATATAATAATTATAAAAGACTTAGAAGCTTTAGAAGAGATTTTATATTAA
- a CDS encoding 4Fe-4S binding protein, producing the protein MIRKIVNIDKEKCNGCGLCVSACHEGAIELIDGKAVLISDEYCDGLGDCLPECPTGAIKIIEREAAEYNEELVEKKMAMKNSVESTKEKMPCGCPGTMAKAIKRPIKNINLNIEKEDDKSYRKINMDSELQQWPVQIKLVNTKAPYLQDADLLIAGDCTAYAYGDFHNKFIKNRITLIGCPKLDDNEYYKEKIAEILKNNNIKSITVVRMEVPCCGGIVNAVKQAMLKSETIVPFNEVIISTDGRIK; encoded by the coding sequence ATGATTAGAAAAATAGTTAATATAGATAAAGAAAAATGTAATGGATGTGGATTGTGTGTGTCAGCTTGCCATGAGGGAGCTATAGAATTAATAGATGGTAAGGCAGTTTTAATTAGTGATGAATATTGTGATGGATTAGGAGATTGCCTTCCAGAATGTCCTACAGGAGCAATAAAAATAATAGAAAGAGAAGCTGCTGAATATAATGAAGAATTAGTAGAAAAGAAAATGGCTATGAAAAATTCAGTAGAAAGTACTAAAGAGAAAATGCCTTGTGGATGTCCAGGAACTATGGCAAAAGCTATTAAGAGACCAATAAAAAATATTAATTTAAATATAGAAAAAGAAGATGATAAAAGTTATAGAAAAATAAATATGGATTCAGAATTACAACAATGGCCTGTACAAATAAAATTAGTTAATACAAAGGCCCCATACTTACAAGATGCAGATTTATTGATAGCAGGGGATTGTACTGCATATGCTTATGGGGACTTCCATAATAAATTTATAAAAAATCGTATAACATTAATAGGATGTCCGAAATTGGATGATAATGAATATTATAAAGAAAAAATAGCAGAAATATTGAAAAACAATAACATAAAAAGTATAACTGTAGTAAGAATGGAAGTACCTTGTTGTGGAGGTATAGTAAATGCAGTTAAACAGGCCATGTTAAAGTCAGAGACTATAGTACCTTTTAATGAAGTAATAATAAGTACAGATGGAAGAATAAAATAA
- a CDS encoding tryptophan transporter, whose product MNLKKMIICSLLLAIGLLLHQIAPPLLFGMKPDFLLTMMFISLIIAKDYKTTLVIGILSGILTAATTTFPAGQIPNLLDKIITTNILFLLVKFTDGKIKNQARMIILSIIGTFISGFIFLGSALLLVSLPAPFMTLVLTVVLPACVINTIATVILYNAINAALKRSSITF is encoded by the coding sequence ATGAATTTAAAGAAAATGATAATATGTTCACTACTTTTAGCCATAGGCTTACTATTACACCAAATTGCACCTCCACTACTTTTTGGAATGAAACCAGATTTTTTATTAACTATGATGTTTATATCCCTAATAATTGCAAAAGATTATAAAACTACACTAGTAATTGGTATTCTATCAGGAATTTTAACAGCAGCTACTACTACTTTCCCTGCAGGACAAATTCCTAATTTACTAGACAAAATAATTACTACAAATATATTATTTCTATTAGTCAAATTTACAGATGGTAAAATAAAAAATCAAGCAAGAATGATTATATTATCAATTATAGGAACTTTTATAAGTGGTTTTATTTTCTTAGGGTCTGCTTTATTGTTAGTTTCTCTACCAGCTCCTTTTATGACTTTGGTTTTAACTGTTGTATTACCTGCTTGTGTAATAAATACAATTGCTACAGTAATACTTTATAATGCAATAAATGCAGCACTTAAAAGATCTTCAATAACATTTTAA
- a CDS encoding GntR family transcriptional regulator produces the protein MKILISNASEQPIYEQILSQIKAAIMQGELKEGEILPSIRNLAKEVGVSVITTKRAYEELEKEGFVETVKGKGTFVAAQNKELLKEKKIKIIEEKLNEVIDESRLLGISYEEILEILKILYFQ, from the coding sequence ATGAAGATATTAATATCTAATGCTTCAGAGCAGCCTATATATGAACAAATTCTTTCACAAATAAAAGCGGCTATAATGCAAGGAGAACTAAAAGAAGGTGAAATACTTCCATCTATTAGAAATTTAGCTAAGGAGGTTGGAGTAAGTGTTATAACTACTAAAAGAGCTTATGAGGAACTTGAAAAGGAAGGATTTGTTGAAACGGTAAAAGGAAAAGGAACTTTTGTAGCTGCTCAAAATAAGGAACTTTTAAAAGAAAAAAAGATAAAAATTATAGAAGAAAAATTAAATGAAGTTATAGATGAAAGTAGATTATTGGGTATATCTTATGAAGAAATTCTAGAAATACTTAAAATATTATATTTTCAATAA
- a CDS encoding ABC transporter ATP-binding protein → MDKILEVKNLRKDYKNFSLENINFSLDRGYIMGFIGPNGAGKSTTIKLIMNLIKKDAGDIKIFSRDNVKYETEVKEKIGFVYDENYFYDHVNIETMKKIIAPFYKEWSDKTFNKYLKNFDLDPKKKIKNLSKGMKMKFSLALALSHNADLIIMDEPTAGLDPVFRREILDVLYDLIQDENKSIFFSTHITTDLEKIADYITFINKGKIIFSEDKNEIMEKYSLVKGGLDFLNEETKKYFIGINKNSFGFEGLTTSIDIIKEITKKGEVIIEKPSLEDIMVYTVRG, encoded by the coding sequence ATGGATAAGATATTAGAAGTAAAAAATTTAAGAAAAGATTATAAAAATTTTTCACTAGAAAATATAAACTTTAGCTTAGATAGAGGATATATTATGGGATTTATAGGACCTAATGGTGCGGGTAAAAGTACTACCATAAAGTTAATTATGAATCTAATAAAAAAGGATGCTGGAGATATAAAAATATTTAGCAGGGATAACGTAAAATATGAAACAGAAGTAAAAGAAAAAATAGGTTTCGTATATGATGAAAACTATTTTTATGATCATGTAAATATAGAAACTATGAAAAAAATAATAGCTCCTTTTTACAAAGAATGGAGTGACAAAACTTTTAATAAATATTTAAAAAATTTTGATTTAGATCCTAAAAAAAAAATAAAGAATCTTTCTAAGGGAATGAAAATGAAATTTTCCTTAGCTTTAGCTCTCTCGCATAATGCAGATCTTATAATAATGGATGAGCCTACTGCTGGGCTAGATCCTGTGTTTAGAAGAGAAATTTTAGATGTACTATATGATTTAATACAGGATGAAAATAAGAGTATATTTTTTTCTACACATATAACTACTGATTTAGAAAAAATAGCAGATTATATAACTTTTATAAATAAAGGGAAAATAATATTTTCAGAAGATAAGAATGAAATAATGGAGAAGTATTCTTTGGTAAAAGGCGGATTAGATTTTTTGAATGAAGAAACAAAAAAATATTTTATAGGTATAAATAAAAATTCTTTTGGCTTTGAAGGATTAACTACTTCAATAGATATTATAAAAGAAATAACTAAAAAAGGAGAAGTTATAATAGAAAAGCCAAGTTTAGAAGATATTATGGTTTATACAGTAAGGGGATAG
- a CDS encoding ABC-2 transporter permease translates to MLNLIKKDLIIIKSYIIKALAIFLFYIFIFNEMDKQGIYIIAIYLIVQILISVSFFYGERSKEDYILKSIPVKKKNVVLAKYISIIIYLIAFLILVYLSNFIVYILNFRDIIQSLQISTIFFSLSVIFISMAIQLPIYFKLNYSKGRIINNFIYFGVFLVIYMLYDNNHLNNYMKTYNVSNSIYEKFILISTIISIILFIISAVLSMKIYEKKESM, encoded by the coding sequence ATGCTAAATTTAATAAAAAAGGATTTAATTATTATAAAATCTTATATAATAAAAGCCTTAGCTATTTTTTTATTTTATATTTTTATTTTTAACGAAATGGATAAACAAGGTATATATATAATTGCTATTTATTTAATAGTTCAAATACTTATTTCAGTTTCATTTTTTTATGGGGAAAGGTCAAAAGAAGATTACATATTAAAATCTATTCCAGTTAAGAAAAAAAATGTAGTTTTGGCTAAGTACATTTCTATAATAATATACCTTATTGCATTTTTAATATTAGTATACTTAAGTAATTTTATAGTCTATATATTAAATTTTAGAGATATAATTCAATCTCTTCAAATTAGTACTATTTTTTTTAGCTTAAGTGTTATATTTATTTCTATGGCAATACAATTACCTATATATTTTAAACTTAACTATAGCAAAGGAAGAATTATAAATAACTTCATATATTTTGGTGTTTTTCTAGTAATATATATGTTATATGATAATAATCATTTAAATAATTATATGAAAACTTATAATGTTAGTAATAGTATATATGAAAAATTTATTTTAATATCCACAATAATAAGCATAATTTTATTTATTATATCTGCTGTTTTATCCATGAAAATATACGAAAAGAAAGAGAGCATGTAA